A genomic segment from Flavobacterium litorale encodes:
- a CDS encoding alpha/beta fold hydrolase, producing the protein MLVSKIEGTGKPLLILHGFLGMSDNWKTLSGQYAEEGYEVHALDMRNHGRSFHSDVFNYDAMKNDVYEYCQGHNLETIDLLGHSMGGKIAMFFAIVYPEKVNKLLIADIGTKYYRPHHQEILAGLSAVDFSQKPSRSDVEEVLKSYIPAAVTRQFLMKSLYWKEKGQLALRFNLEVFNKDPESIGEALPEDAVYNGAVLFLRGANSSYIRDKDIEGIKKHFPNAEITDIPNAGHWLHAENPAAFFAASLAFLKKD; encoded by the coding sequence ATGCTAGTATCTAAAATAGAAGGAACGGGGAAACCATTGCTTATACTGCATGGTTTTTTAGGCATGTCGGACAATTGGAAAACCTTATCGGGGCAATATGCTGAGGAGGGTTACGAGGTACACGCGCTTGATATGCGGAATCATGGCAGGAGTTTCCACTCGGATGTGTTTAATTACGATGCCATGAAGAACGATGTATATGAGTATTGCCAAGGGCATAACTTGGAAACTATTGATTTATTGGGGCACTCTATGGGAGGTAAAATAGCCATGTTTTTTGCAATAGTATACCCCGAAAAAGTAAATAAATTACTAATAGCCGATATTGGTACTAAGTATTACCGACCCCACCATCAGGAAATTTTGGCAGGGCTTAGTGCGGTAGACTTCTCTCAAAAACCATCGCGTAGCGATGTAGAGGAGGTGCTAAAAAGCTACATACCTGCTGCGGTTACAAGGCAGTTTTTAATGAAGAGTTTGTACTGGAAAGAGAAGGGGCAATTGGCCTTGCGTTTTAACTTGGAGGTTTTTAACAAAGACCCTGAAAGCATAGGCGAAGCCTTACCAGAAGATGCTGTATACAACGGAGCCGTATTGTTTTTACGAGGTGCAAATTCCAGTTACATTCGTGATAAAGATATTGAGGGTATTAAAAAACATTTCCCAAATGCCGAAATAACCGATATACCCAATGCGGGGCATTGGTTGCATGCCGAAAATCCTGCAGCTTTTTTTGCAGCATCGCTAGCATTTCTTAAAAAAGATTAA
- a CDS encoding pyridoxine 5'-phosphate synthase: MAKLSVNINKIATLRNSRGGNVPDLLKVAADVQRFGAQGITIHPRPDERHIRYQDAHDLVPIVHTEYNIEGNPVKKFMDLVLAVKPTQVTLVPDADDAITSNAGWDTITHKSFLQEVIQEFKRNGIRASIFVDPVPEMVEGAKETGTDRIELYTEAFAHQYGLGNKDGIKPYVTAAEIANKLELGINAGHDLSLDNIKYFKENIPQLLEVSIGHALIAESLYLGLDNVVNMYLQKLK, translated from the coding sequence ATGGCAAAACTGAGCGTAAACATAAATAAAATAGCCACCCTACGAAATTCCAGAGGCGGCAACGTACCCGATTTATTAAAAGTAGCTGCCGATGTACAGCGGTTTGGTGCACAGGGCATAACCATACACCCACGCCCTGACGAAAGGCACATACGCTACCAAGATGCACACGACCTTGTGCCGATAGTGCATACTGAATATAATATTGAGGGCAACCCCGTTAAAAAATTTATGGACTTAGTGCTAGCCGTAAAACCAACACAAGTAACATTAGTACCTGATGCCGACGATGCTATAACCAGTAATGCGGGTTGGGATACCATTACCCACAAAAGTTTTTTGCAAGAGGTAATACAGGAGTTTAAACGAAACGGCATCCGTGCATCGATATTTGTAGACCCTGTACCCGAAATGGTGGAAGGTGCTAAGGAAACAGGTACAGATAGGATAGAATTGTACACCGAAGCCTTTGCACACCAGTATGGTTTGGGGAATAAAGATGGTATAAAGCCCTACGTAACTGCTGCCGAAATTGCCAACAAACTAGAACTTGGTATAAATGCAGGACACGATTTGAGCTTGGATAATATTAAATATTTTAAGGAAAATATACCACAGTTGCTAGAAGTATCTATAGGGCATGCTTTAATAGCCGAATCGTTATACTTGGGGCTGGATAATGTAGTGAACATGTATTTGCAAAAACTGAAATAG
- a CDS encoding CBS domain-containing protein, with translation MIDITDFINNDVKPLRITDAISTAQDLFAEYPFSHFPVLEEGVYIGSANAEDTELMAIEKTLGENRFSFGRFFVRDTTIWLDVLEVFAKNETNILPVLDDKNAYLGYYEITDIIRFFHETPFLKENGGILVVEKKLVDYSMSEVAQIVESNNGKLLGLFVSNANMETIQITLKISMGGLSEIIQTFRRYNYEIISEHQEDEYLNTLKERSDYLDKYLNI, from the coding sequence ATGATTGATATCACCGATTTCATCAATAACGACGTAAAACCGTTACGAATAACTGATGCTATTAGTACAGCGCAGGACTTGTTTGCAGAGTATCCGTTTTCGCACTTTCCAGTACTGGAAGAGGGTGTTTACATTGGCAGCGCTAATGCAGAAGATACGGAGCTTATGGCCATTGAGAAAACACTAGGCGAAAACCGTTTTTCGTTTGGGCGTTTTTTTGTACGCGATACCACAATTTGGTTAGACGTACTAGAAGTTTTTGCCAAAAACGAAACCAACATACTCCCCGTATTGGATGATAAAAATGCGTATTTAGGCTATTATGAGATTACCGATATTATCCGTTTTTTCCATGAAACCCCTTTTCTTAAAGAAAATGGTGGAATACTGGTAGTAGAGAAAAAACTGGTAGACTATAGCATGAGCGAAGTTGCACAAATTGTAGAGAGTAATAACGGTAAGCTACTCGGTTTGTTTGTATCCAATGCAAATATGGAAACAATACAAATAACGCTAAAAATAAGTATGGGCGGGTTAAGCGAAATTATCCAAACGTTTAGAAGGTACAATTACGAAATTATATCGGAGCACCAAGAGGATGAATACCTAAACACGCTAAAGGAACGTAGCGACTACCTAGACAAGTACCTAAATATATAA
- a CDS encoding NAD kinase gives MKIAVYGQYYKENTEAIIVAVLKVLRQHNAEIAFETKFYTTLTENNLLNTVFPTFSSHKELESGFDMFISIGGDGTMLRAATLVRDKNIPIVGINAGRLGFLATVQEENIADLLPLIFTKEYNISSRTLLSLDYEGKEKDLKDLDYALNEVTVSRKDTTSMITIETRLNGDYLNSYWADGLIISTPTGSTGYSLSCGGPILTPDADTIVITPIAPHNLNARPLVIPNDTEIELIVSSREEQHLVSLDSRITSIDVETRLRIKKTDFKINLVEFQQEKFLDTLRKKLLWGEDKRN, from the coding sequence ATGAAAATTGCTGTTTACGGACAATATTATAAAGAGAATACCGAGGCAATTATAGTAGCGGTACTAAAGGTATTGCGCCAGCATAATGCTGAAATTGCCTTTGAAACCAAATTTTACACTACGCTTACCGAAAATAATTTATTAAACACCGTCTTTCCTACCTTTAGCTCGCATAAAGAATTAGAGTCGGGTTTTGATATGTTTATTAGCATTGGTGGCGATGGTACTATGCTACGCGCTGCAACATTAGTACGCGATAAAAACATACCTATAGTAGGTATTAACGCGGGTAGGCTTGGTTTTTTAGCAACAGTACAGGAGGAAAACATAGCCGATTTACTCCCATTAATTTTTACAAAAGAGTATAACATATCGTCGCGCACACTACTATCGTTGGATTACGAGGGAAAGGAAAAAGACCTTAAAGACCTTGATTATGCCCTTAACGAGGTAACAGTTAGTCGTAAAGACACGACATCGATGATTACGATAGAAACCCGTTTAAATGGCGACTATCTTAACTCCTACTGGGCAGATGGCTTGATAATATCTACCCCAACAGGCTCTACAGGATATTCACTCAGTTGTGGCGGACCTATACTTACGCCCGATGCCGATACTATTGTAATTACACCTATAGCACCGCACAACCTTAATGCGCGCCCGTTGGTTATACCTAATGATACCGAAATAGAACTCATTGTATCGAGCCGAGAGGAACAACATTTGGTATCGCTCGATTCTAGAATAACCTCTATTGACGTAGAGACCCGACTTCGCATTAAAAAAACCGACTTTAAAATTAATCTGGTAGAATTTCAGCAAGAAAAATTCCTCGACACCCTACGTAAAAAACTATTATGGGGCGAGGACAAACGAAATTAA
- the porG gene encoding type IX secretion system protein PorG, translating into MNRIYFVILLIVISVKAEAQIHEIGVFAGGSNYIGDIGPTDYVAPNDVAIGILYKWNRSPRHAWRISYTYGQISSNDADSEVSGRKQRGYEFENSVKELSLGLEFNFFDFNLHDSGVKLTLYVYSGVSYFRYDEKRIENGRVFTDDGTGGIAIPMTVGIKTNVIDGFVIGFEVGARYTFTDNLDGSNHPDYEELAFGNLESNDWYVFTGFTLTYTFGNKPCYCAN; encoded by the coding sequence ATGAATCGGATTTATTTTGTAATACTATTAATCGTAATCAGTGTAAAAGCAGAGGCACAAATACATGAAATAGGTGTATTTGCAGGCGGAAGCAACTACATTGGCGACATTGGTCCTACGGATTATGTTGCTCCAAACGATGTGGCAATAGGTATACTATACAAATGGAACCGCAGCCCTAGGCACGCATGGAGAATATCGTATACTTATGGTCAGATAAGCAGTAATGACGCTGACTCTGAAGTATCTGGAAGAAAACAGAGGGGTTACGAGTTTGAGAATAGTGTAAAAGAATTATCTTTGGGGCTTGAATTTAATTTTTTCGATTTTAACCTGCACGATTCTGGCGTAAAACTAACACTGTATGTATATAGTGGTGTAAGCTATTTTAGATACGATGAAAAACGAATAGAAAACGGCAGAGTATTTACAGATGATGGCACAGGAGGCATTGCCATACCTATGACAGTAGGTATTAAAACTAACGTTATTGATGGTTTTGTGATAGGATTTGAAGTAGGCGCCCGATATACATTTACCGATAATTTGGATGGTAGCAACCACCCCGATTATGAGGAGCTTGCTTTTGGTAACCTTGAGAGTAACGACTGGTATGTATTTACAGGCTTTACACTAACCTATACTTTTGGTAACAAACCTTGCTACTGCGCTAACTAA
- a CDS encoding isoprenyl transferase — MDVPTTINTDNLPKHVAIIMDGNGRWAKQKGMLRVFGHENGTKAVRKTVEACAKMGIQNLTLYAFSTENWNRPKIEVDTLMKLLVSSLKKELPTLQENSIKLCTIGNTVLLPDSAKKQLNDVIALTQNNTRMTLTLALSYGAREEILSAVKAIGEKVKTNNLEISDISESTINEHLYTCNLPDVDLVIRTSGEQRISNFLLWQVAYAEFYFTNVLWPDFREKDLHEAIISYQKRERRFGKTSEQIK, encoded by the coding sequence ATGGACGTACCTACTACAATAAACACCGATAACTTACCAAAGCATGTTGCCATAATAATGGATGGCAATGGGCGTTGGGCTAAGCAAAAAGGTATGCTTCGTGTTTTTGGGCACGAAAACGGTACAAAAGCAGTACGCAAAACCGTAGAGGCTTGTGCTAAAATGGGCATACAAAACCTTACTTTATATGCTTTTTCTACCGAGAATTGGAACCGACCCAAAATAGAGGTAGATACATTGATGAAGCTATTGGTAAGCTCCCTTAAAAAAGAGTTACCTACACTACAGGAAAACAGCATTAAGCTATGCACTATAGGCAATACAGTACTACTGCCCGATTCGGCAAAAAAACAGCTTAACGATGTTATAGCACTTACCCAAAACAATACTAGAATGACGCTTACGCTTGCCCTTAGTTATGGTGCGCGCGAAGAAATACTATCGGCTGTAAAAGCAATAGGCGAGAAAGTAAAAACGAATAACCTCGAAATATCAGACATTAGTGAATCTACCATAAACGAACACTTGTACACGTGTAACCTACCCGATGTAGACCTTGTTATTAGGACGAGTGGCGAACAACGCATAAGCAACTTTTTGTTGTGGCAAGTAGCGTATGCCGAATTTTATTTTACCAATGTATTATGGCCCGACTTTAGGGAAAAAGATTTACATGAAGCAATTATCAGTTATCAAAAAAGAGAACGCAGATTTGGAAAAACCAGTGAACAAATTAAATAA
- a CDS encoding BamA/OMP85 family outer membrane protein, whose protein sequence is MKQLSVIKKENADLEKPVNKLNKPMFQKSIQILLIGFLLLATGNIAFAQETKGLEPGKEYIIADIEVSGKISYNKNTVITFTGLEKGQTIRVPGEEISTAIKKLWKLGLFSDVNFYANKVVGDSLYLELNINELPKLSEAKIRGVRKGKRESLIKDTQLTKGKIVNENLVTNTKNYIENKYKKDGYYNTKVAINVIPDSTNTVKMVVNIDRGKKVRISDINISGNEQLSERQIKKAMRKTKERAFPNPLRIFTPSKFIGERYKEDLANIIEKYKEKGYRDARILADTVSYDAKKNRVAIDIDVEEGNKYYFGEIKFLGNSVYTNKQLSQILGIKKGDVYNGVLLQKRIADQERPDGQDLTNLYQNNGYLFSNINAVEVKTANDTIDFEIRITEGPIAYFNNITVVGNDKTNDHVVYRELTTRPGQKWNKEEVVNTIRALGTLGFFDPETIRPDVKNPDPASGTVDVEWHVTEKGSSQIELQGGYGGGGFIGTLGLSFNNFSIRNIFKKDAYKPIPMGDGQKLSLRAQGSTYFQTYSFSFTEPWLGGKKPIQFFTSLSHSKQFLFNFQTRDVNRSQSFTISSVTMGFAKRLSGISDRVTLSHSLTFQYYDLNNYNTGLFTFGDGSSRNLAYTIELSRDNRGNSLIFPMYGSLFSVSFRTTLPYSYFNGIDYGDLENQEQYKSQNEGAPYQIEGSNGSIVQVPTGAYLDENGFPVSSFEEAAADPAKVDQKKFNWLEYYKVKFKADWYTRLYDKLVLRSLAEFGFMGAYNSERGLVPFERFFLGGDGLANFALDGREVIQLRGYPNQALSSNDGGTVYNKFSLELRYPITLKPQASIYVLTFAEAGASYDTFAEYNPFSLKRSAGFGIRVFMPAFGLLGLDLGYGFDPLPGATQRNGQELHFIIGQQF, encoded by the coding sequence ATGAAGCAATTATCAGTTATCAAAAAAGAGAACGCAGATTTGGAAAAACCAGTGAACAAATTAAATAAGCCAATGTTTCAAAAAAGCATTCAAATACTCCTTATTGGCTTTTTATTACTCGCAACAGGCAACATTGCTTTTGCTCAGGAAACCAAAGGATTGGAGCCTGGCAAAGAATACATAATTGCCGATATCGAGGTTTCGGGAAAAATAAGTTATAACAAAAATACTGTTATAACGTTTACAGGACTCGAAAAAGGGCAAACCATACGCGTTCCGGGAGAGGAAATAAGTACTGCTATTAAAAAACTGTGGAAACTAGGGCTTTTTAGCGATGTTAACTTTTATGCAAATAAAGTGGTGGGCGATAGCCTTTACCTTGAGTTAAACATTAACGAGCTACCTAAACTTAGCGAAGCTAAAATACGCGGTGTCCGAAAAGGAAAACGCGAATCGTTAATTAAAGACACACAACTTACCAAAGGTAAAATTGTTAACGAAAACCTTGTTACCAATACCAAAAACTACATTGAAAATAAGTATAAAAAAGATGGTTATTACAACACCAAAGTAGCCATTAATGTAATACCCGATAGTACCAATACCGTAAAAATGGTGGTAAATATCGACCGTGGTAAAAAAGTACGAATTTCTGATATTAATATCTCGGGTAACGAGCAATTGTCTGAAAGGCAAATAAAAAAGGCAATGCGCAAAACCAAAGAAAGAGCATTCCCTAACCCATTACGCATATTTACACCCTCTAAATTTATTGGTGAGCGTTACAAAGAGGACCTTGCTAATATCATCGAAAAATATAAAGAAAAAGGATACCGTGATGCACGTATCTTAGCCGATACTGTATCGTACGATGCTAAAAAAAATAGGGTAGCTATTGATATTGATGTTGAAGAAGGAAACAAATATTACTTTGGCGAAATTAAGTTTTTGGGTAACTCGGTATACACCAACAAGCAACTAAGCCAAATACTCGGTATTAAAAAAGGCGATGTATACAATGGTGTATTACTACAAAAGAGGATAGCCGACCAAGAAAGACCTGATGGGCAAGACCTTACTAACCTATACCAAAACAACGGTTACCTGTTCTCTAACATTAATGCAGTAGAGGTTAAAACAGCTAATGATACTATTGATTTTGAGATTAGAATTACCGAAGGTCCTATTGCCTACTTTAACAACATTACCGTTGTAGGTAACGATAAAACCAACGACCACGTTGTGTACCGTGAGTTAACCACACGCCCAGGGCAAAAATGGAATAAGGAAGAGGTTGTAAATACCATAAGAGCACTTGGTACACTCGGCTTTTTTGACCCTGAAACGATTAGACCCGACGTTAAAAACCCAGACCCTGCTAGTGGTACGGTAGATGTTGAGTGGCACGTAACCGAAAAAGGTTCAAGCCAGATAGAGCTACAAGGTGGTTACGGTGGTGGTGGCTTTATTGGTACACTAGGGCTATCGTTTAACAACTTCTCCATACGAAACATCTTTAAAAAAGATGCCTATAAACCCATCCCGATGGGCGACGGACAAAAGCTATCATTAAGGGCGCAAGGTAGTACGTACTTCCAAACCTACAGCTTCTCGTTTACAGAGCCGTGGTTAGGAGGTAAAAAGCCAATACAGTTCTTTACATCACTATCGCACAGTAAGCAGTTTTTATTTAACTTCCAAACAAGAGATGTAAACAGGTCGCAAAGTTTTACCATATCATCAGTTACTATGGGCTTTGCAAAAAGGTTAAGCGGTATTAGCGATAGGGTTACACTTTCGCATTCGTTAACCTTCCAATATTACGACCTTAACAATTATAACACAGGATTATTTACCTTTGGAGATGGTTCGTCTCGAAACCTTGCCTATACAATAGAGTTAAGTAGAGATAACAGAGGTAACAGCCTTATCTTCCCTATGTATGGTTCGCTGTTTAGTGTAAGTTTCAGAACTACATTGCCGTACTCGTACTTTAATGGTATTGACTATGGTGATTTAGAGAACCAAGAACAATATAAATCGCAGAATGAAGGAGCACCTTATCAAATAGAAGGCTCAAATGGTAGTATTGTACAAGTACCTACTGGTGCTTACCTAGATGAGAATGGTTTCCCTGTAAGCTCGTTTGAAGAGGCAGCAGCAGATCCTGCAAAGGTTGACCAAAAGAAATTCAACTGGTTGGAGTACTATAAAGTTAAATTTAAAGCTGATTGGTATACACGGCTGTATGATAAATTGGTATTACGTTCGTTAGCAGAATTCGGATTTATGGGAGCCTATAACTCTGAGCGTGGTTTAGTACCTTTCGAAAGATTCTTTTTAGGAGGCGATGGTCTTGCTAACTTTGCACTCGATGGTCGTGAGGTAATACAGTTAAGAGGGTATCCTAACCAAGCCTTATCATCAAACGATGGTGGTACAGTATATAACAAATTCTCGTTAGAGCTGCGCTACCCAATAACATTAAAGCCACAAGCTTCGATATATGTTCTTACCTTTGCAGAGGCAGGAGCATCATACGATACTTTTGCAGAATATAATCCGTTCTCACTTAAGCGTTCAGCAGGTTTTGGTATTAGGGTATTTATGCCTGCATTCGGTCTGCTGGGTCTGGATTTAGGTTACGGTTTCGACCCATTACCAGGTGCTACGCAGCGAAACGGACAGGAATTACATTTTATCATCGGACAGCAATTTTAA
- a CDS encoding OmpH family outer membrane protein → MKKIFLVLFTIFTALSANAQRGLKVAYIDMEYILDKVPDYAEAKNQLEKRAQKWKQEIEVKRNEINTLKESLKVEKALLTKELIEEREEEIAYQEKELLDYQSQRFGPTGDLITQKSVLVKPIQDQVFTIIQDLATTRNYDFVFDRSSDLTMLFAAKRHDISDLIVRRLTRAAKQSQLSSKELKRLNEQEAQEDLEADPEYQARKKKQEDRQAERQRLLDERKAAQEAKRKEYKERREKLLKEREEKRNAKNNANKPKQDDAKASSIDGNDDPEPGEATDGDDPKPKSSTAEDKKEAAQKAREARQKELDERRKAAQERRAKILADRAAARKAREDAKNNNSAEPIDFRPIENSDTEETPKEEEEVETEE, encoded by the coding sequence ATGAAAAAAATATTTTTAGTATTATTTACAATTTTTACAGCATTAAGTGCTAATGCGCAAAGAGGTCTTAAAGTTGCCTATATAGACATGGAGTACATACTGGATAAAGTGCCCGATTATGCCGAGGCAAAAAACCAGTTGGAAAAAAGAGCTCAGAAGTGGAAGCAGGAAATTGAAGTAAAAAGAAACGAAATTAATACGCTGAAAGAAAGTTTAAAGGTTGAAAAAGCACTATTAACCAAAGAGCTTATTGAAGAGCGTGAAGAAGAAATTGCTTATCAGGAAAAAGAACTGCTCGATTATCAGTCACAACGATTTGGTCCTACTGGCGATTTAATAACACAAAAATCTGTTTTGGTAAAACCCATACAAGACCAGGTATTTACCATAATACAGGATTTGGCAACAACCAGAAACTACGATTTTGTTTTTGACCGCTCATCAGACCTTACTATGCTGTTTGCAGCAAAAAGACATGATATAAGCGACCTTATTGTGCGCCGCCTTACCAGAGCTGCAAAACAAAGCCAACTTAGCAGCAAAGAGCTTAAAAGGCTAAACGAACAAGAAGCACAAGAGGATTTGGAAGCTGACCCTGAGTACCAAGCCAGAAAGAAAAAGCAGGAAGATAGACAAGCGGAAAGACAACGTTTACTAGACGAGCGTAAAGCAGCACAGGAAGCTAAGCGAAAAGAATATAAAGAACGTCGAGAAAAACTTTTAAAGGAGCGTGAAGAAAAAAGAAATGCTAAAAATAATGCTAATAAACCCAAGCAAGACGATGCAAAAGCAAGTAGCATAGATGGTAACGACGACCCTGAGCCAGGGGAAGCTACCGACGGTGATGACCCTAAACCAAAAAGCAGCACTGCCGAAGATAAAAAAGAAGCAGCACAAAAAGCACGCGAGGCTAGACAGAAAGAACTAGACGAAAGAAGAAAAGCAGCACAAGAGCGAAGAGCCAAAATACTTGCCGATAGAGCAGCAGCACGTAAAGCACGCGAAGATGCAAAAAACAATAACTCTGCAGAACCTATAGATTTTCGTCCAATAGAAAATTCTGATACTGAGGAAACTCCTAAGGAGGAGGAAGAAGTTGAAACTGAAGAATAA
- a CDS encoding OmpH family outer membrane protein — MKQLKSLLIAAILFVGINQSVSAQAKVAHINVTDLMSEMPEMKAANTQIENYGKTFDKEYRTMVEEYQTKIKKYDQEAATVSDAINETRSQEVQEMGNRIQQYQQTASKDMQKKQEEILKPILEKAKAAIQKVAKAKGYQYVLDSTVGSGVLVADGPDILADVKKELGF; from the coding sequence ATGAAACAATTAAAATCTTTATTAATCGCTGCAATACTTTTTGTTGGAATAAACCAAAGCGTTTCTGCACAAGCAAAAGTAGCACATATCAATGTAACCGACTTAATGAGTGAGATGCCAGAAATGAAGGCTGCCAACACTCAAATCGAGAACTATGGTAAAACATTCGATAAAGAGTACCGAACTATGGTAGAAGAGTACCAAACTAAAATAAAAAAATATGACCAAGAGGCGGCTACTGTTAGCGATGCGATAAACGAAACACGCTCGCAGGAGGTACAAGAAATGGGTAACAGAATCCAACAGTACCAACAAACAGCCTCTAAAGACATGCAAAAGAAACAGGAGGAGATATTAAAGCCAATTCTGGAAAAAGCTAAAGCAGCAATCCAAAAAGTAGCTAAAGCAAAAGGATACCAGTATGTACTGGATTCTACTGTAGGTAGTGGCGTTTTGGTTGCAGACGGACCAGATATTCTTGCTGATGTTAAAAAAGAGCTTGGTTTCTAA
- the murI gene encoding glutamate racemase gives MNTSMQPIGLFDSGVGGTSIWKEIHTLLPNEATLYLADSKNAPYGQKSKEEILHLSIKNTELLLNQNCKLIVVACNTATTNAIKELREKYDVPFIGIEPAIKPAALQTKTHTIGILATKGTLNSVLFHKTVSSYTNLNIIEQVGHGLVQLIEEGKLGGSEIDKLLQTYLKPMMQANIDCLVLGCSHYPYLIPQIQKILPKEVKIIDSGLAVAKQTKTILEKYGMLNKTIAKQKQLFYTNAKPNALATLLGNKYTILEKDF, from the coding sequence ATGAATACTAGCATGCAGCCCATCGGTTTATTCGATTCTGGCGTAGGAGGTACATCCATTTGGAAAGAGATACACACCCTATTACCAAATGAAGCTACCCTATACCTTGCCGATAGCAAAAATGCACCCTACGGGCAAAAAAGCAAGGAAGAAATACTACACTTAAGTATAAAAAACACAGAGCTTTTACTCAACCAAAACTGCAAGCTCATTGTAGTGGCCTGCAATACGGCAACAACAAACGCTATAAAAGAACTACGAGAAAAATACGATGTGCCTTTTATAGGCATAGAGCCTGCCATAAAACCTGCAGCACTCCAAACAAAAACACATACCATAGGCATACTTGCCACTAAGGGTACACTAAATAGTGTATTGTTCCACAAAACCGTATCCAGCTATACAAACCTAAACATTATAGAACAAGTGGGGCACGGATTGGTACAATTAATAGAAGAAGGCAAATTGGGTGGCAGCGAAATAGATAAGCTACTGCAAACTTATCTTAAACCCATGATGCAAGCTAATATAGATTGCCTTGTGCTAGGTTGTAGCCACTACCCCTACCTTATACCACAAATACAAAAAATTCTACCTAAAGAAGTTAAAATAATCGACTCTGGATTAGCAGTAGCAAAACAAACCAAAACAATACTAGAAAAATACGGCATGCTAAATAAAACAATAGCTAAACAAAAGCAGCTATTTTATACCAACGCCAAGCCTAACGCCTTAGCCACGCTACTAGGCAATAAATACACTATTCTGGAAAAAGACTTTTAA
- a CDS encoding gamma carbonic anhydrase family protein: MVIKEVNGKYPQIPNDCFVAENATIVGDVTLGAECSIWFNAVLRGDVHYIRIGNKVNIQDGAVIHCTYKKHPTVIGNNVSIGHNAIVHGCTVKDNVLIGMGAIVMDNCVVESNTIIAAGAVVTQNTVVASGSIYAGVPARKVKSIDASDFEGEIARISDNYVLYSSWFK, encoded by the coding sequence ATGGTTATTAAAGAGGTTAATGGAAAGTACCCGCAAATACCTAACGATTGTTTTGTTGCCGAGAATGCTACTATAGTGGGCGATGTTACTCTGGGTGCTGAGTGTAGCATATGGTTTAACGCTGTTTTGCGTGGCGATGTACACTACATACGCATTGGTAACAAAGTAAACATACAGGATGGTGCGGTTATACACTGTACTTACAAAAAACACCCTACGGTTATTGGCAATAACGTATCCATTGGGCATAATGCTATTGTACATGGTTGTACGGTTAAGGATAATGTGCTAATTGGTATGGGGGCTATTGTTATGGATAATTGTGTGGTAGAAAGCAATACTATAATTGCTGCTGGTGCTGTTGTTACCCAAAACACGGTTGTAGCGTCGGGGAGTATTTATGCTGGTGTACCTGCCAGAAAAGTCAAATCGATTGATGCTTCTGATTTTGAGGGCGAGATAGCACGCATTTCAGATAATTACGTATTGTATTCTTCTTGGTTTAAATAA